A section of the Quatrionicoccus australiensis genome encodes:
- a CDS encoding CopD family protein, producing MRSFLLFLHLAGVIIWVGGMFFAHFCLRPVAAEQLPPAQRLPLLSAVLGRFFVAVALAVAVILASGFASLKLTGFALAPLHWHAMSGLGLLMAGIFAVIYFRLYPRLRAGVAEADWPAAGAAMNRIRLLVATNLLLGGLTLAVATLGAYLVP from the coding sequence ATGCGTTCCTTCCTGCTCTTTCTGCATCTCGCCGGCGTCATCATCTGGGTGGGCGGCATGTTCTTCGCACATTTCTGTCTGCGTCCGGTCGCTGCCGAGCAATTGCCGCCGGCCCAGCGTCTGCCGCTGCTGTCGGCGGTGCTCGGGCGGTTTTTCGTGGCCGTGGCGCTGGCGGTCGCCGTCATTCTGGCTTCGGGCTTCGCCAGCCTCAAATTGACCGGTTTTGCCCTGGCGCCGCTGCACTGGCATGCGATGTCGGGTCTCGGCTTGTTGATGGCCGGGATTTTTGCCGTGATTTATTTTCGCCTTTATCCGCGCCTGCGGGCCGGCGTGGCGGAGGCCGACTGGCCGGCGGCAGGGGCGGCAATGAACCGGATCCGCCTGCTGGTGGCGACCAACCTGCTGCTCGGCGGATTGACCCTGGCGGTAGCAACGCTGGGTGCTTACTTGGTTCCATGA
- a CDS encoding glycosyltransferase family 9 protein yields MNTGHLAVSDDPRHILAIIVTRIGDSLLCTPALRAISERWPDARITVLAHAKRRDVLENLPFVDEVLSLSWHTGLLARCLPGSRYDLAFVFADDAKLIRIGLGLAKKVIAFAGRSPIRHSRLQLVIQPPAIPAVLARLSLVESVGAVTQDHRLVYQLTAEERAWAAAWRAAYPSPLVALQLHSFPTKAHRDWPIRHFVRLIELIRETYPAATFVITGDAIARPSALALGERFGACVLCVAGDLSLRQTAALLSTVDLYVGVDTGPTHLAGALGVPMVGLYHAAYPGCNLAPLQHPRCRFIEHPATGTAQAAEADMADISPEQVWAAAHELLSVKFQ; encoded by the coding sequence TTGAATACGGGCCACCTAGCCGTGTCGGATGATCCGCGGCACATCCTGGCGATCATTGTTACCCGCATCGGTGACTCCCTGCTGTGCACCCCGGCGCTTCGGGCGATCAGCGAGCGTTGGCCCGATGCCCGGATCACTGTTCTGGCACATGCGAAAAGGCGGGATGTCCTGGAAAACCTGCCTTTTGTCGATGAAGTTCTGAGTCTGAGTTGGCATACTGGGTTGTTGGCGCGCTGCTTGCCGGGGAGTCGTTACGATCTGGCCTTCGTTTTTGCAGATGACGCCAAACTGATTCGTATCGGCCTCGGCTTGGCGAAAAAAGTGATTGCCTTTGCCGGTCGCTCGCCAATCCGGCATTCCCGTTTGCAACTGGTGATCCAGCCGCCTGCGATTCCTGCCGTGCTGGCGCGTTTGTCCCTGGTCGAGTCGGTTGGGGCTGTGACGCAGGATCATCGGCTGGTGTATCAGCTCACGGCAGAGGAGCGAGCCTGGGCCGCTGCCTGGCGGGCCGCATATCCGTCACCTCTGGTGGCTCTGCAACTGCACAGTTTTCCGACCAAGGCGCATCGCGATTGGCCGATTCGTCACTTTGTCCGGCTGATTGAATTGATCAGGGAAACCTACCCTGCGGCAACTTTCGTGATTACTGGCGACGCGATTGCCCGGCCTTCCGCGCTGGCGCTAGGCGAGCGTTTCGGTGCGTGCGTACTCTGTGTTGCCGGAGACTTGAGTTTGCGGCAGACCGCAGCTCTGCTGTCCACCGTCGATCTCTATGTGGGAGTCGATACGGGGCCGACGCATCTGGCTGGTGCGCTCGGTGTTCCGATGGTTGGCCTTTACCATGCCGCCTATCCCGGATGTAATCTGGCACCATTGCAGCATCCCCGATGCCGCTTCATCGAGCACCCGGCGACCGGTACGGCACAGGCCGCCGAGGCTGATATGGCTGATATTTCTCCCGAACAGGTGTGGGCTGCGGCCCACGAATTGTTGTCCGTAAAATTCCAATGA
- the asnB gene encoding asparagine synthase (glutamine-hydrolyzing): protein MLAALAARGPDASHVRYFADAGAVSHTPSQHALLHARLSIIDPRPIADQPMGSEDGRYWLCYNGEVYDWEGDARSLAATQPFRSRSDTEYILRGAQAWGVESLLKKLTGMFAFALVDWQRRELVLVRDRFGKKPLLWWSNGQSFAFASTLRGILPALPPAARKLSSKGIDAYLAHRYIPAPLSVVDGVQRLPAGHMLRWSLDGGPATVSRWYPASGEEEVGTDWLAALDTAIRERCVADRPVGLFLSGGIDSSVIANRLVAQGQHFQAFTASFPGSEFDETAFAAALSKRLGLPHHPVVVPDSIRDDFPAIVAAMDEPFADPSSIPLWYLARETTQHVKVVLGGDGGDELLAGYKRYRKHLRSAARGDFCWPQQRIAAQARPTKWQRLREEIGMPWAAAYSLRFSGMSLGQRRFLQPNLDLPVTYWAAPTPLVPAARAPLEQLLAIDQANYLPEYILRKGDLTTMAHGLELRAPLLDHHFAAAVRAQPPAIRFTEPPKAMLAAALPADLAATLFHGKKRGFNPPLSMWLQKDLLERYDGLGQRLEEASAGQLLAGQIDAFVGLYRSGCNDLAENILQLLMLDESLRQLRAFGVQ from the coding sequence ATGCTCGCGGCGCTCGCTGCCCGGGGGCCGGATGCCAGCCACGTCCGTTATTTTGCGGATGCCGGTGCGGTGTCGCATACGCCAAGCCAGCATGCCCTATTGCACGCCCGGTTGTCGATCATCGATCCCCGGCCTATTGCCGATCAGCCGATGGGCAGCGAGGATGGTCGTTACTGGCTTTGCTACAACGGCGAAGTCTATGACTGGGAGGGCGACGCGCGTTCTCTCGCGGCGACACAGCCTTTCCGTTCCCGCTCCGACACCGAATACATTCTCAGGGGAGCACAGGCCTGGGGGGTCGAGTCCTTACTGAAAAAACTGACCGGGATGTTCGCCTTTGCCCTGGTTGACTGGCAGCGGCGGGAACTGGTCCTGGTCAGGGATCGTTTTGGCAAGAAGCCGCTCCTGTGGTGGAGTAACGGTCAGTCGTTTGCCTTTGCCTCAACCTTGCGCGGCATATTGCCGGCTTTGCCGCCAGCGGCGCGCAAGCTCTCCAGCAAAGGCATTGATGCCTATCTGGCGCACCGCTATATACCGGCGCCGTTGAGTGTCGTCGACGGCGTACAGCGGCTGCCGGCCGGACACATGCTGCGCTGGTCGCTTGATGGTGGTCCGGCTACCGTTTCCCGTTGGTATCCGGCTTCTGGAGAGGAGGAGGTCGGTACCGACTGGCTGGCGGCGCTGGATACGGCAATTCGCGAGCGCTGCGTTGCTGATCGGCCGGTTGGCTTGTTCCTTTCCGGCGGTATCGACTCAAGCGTGATTGCGAATCGTCTGGTTGCCCAGGGGCAGCATTTCCAGGCGTTCACCGCATCATTTCCCGGTAGTGAATTCGATGAAACGGCATTTGCTGCCGCCTTGAGCAAGCGCTTGGGCTTGCCGCATCACCCGGTCGTTGTTCCCGACAGTATTCGCGATGATTTTCCTGCCATCGTTGCTGCCATGGATGAGCCGTTTGCCGACCCGTCGTCCATTCCGCTCTGGTATCTGGCACGGGAAACGACGCAGCATGTAAAAGTCGTTCTCGGGGGCGATGGCGGTGATGAACTGCTGGCCGGTTACAAACGCTACCGCAAGCATTTGCGCAGTGCCGCCCGCGGCGATTTTTGCTGGCCGCAACAGCGGATTGCGGCACAGGCCCGTCCGACCAAATGGCAACGTCTGCGCGAGGAAATCGGCATGCCCTGGGCGGCTGCCTACAGTTTGCGTTTTTCCGGGATGTCCCTGGGGCAGCGCCGGTTTCTGCAGCCGAATCTGGACTTGCCTGTCACCTACTGGGCGGCGCCAACACCGCTTGTTCCTGCCGCAAGAGCACCGCTGGAACAGTTGCTGGCCATTGATCAGGCCAATTATTTGCCGGAGTACATCCTGCGCAAGGGAGATCTGACCACGATGGCACACGGTCTTGAGCTGCGTGCGCCATTGCTCGATCATCATTTTGCTGCTGCAGTCAGGGCTCAGCCGCCCGCCATCCGGTTTACCGAGCCGCCCAAGGCCATGCTTGCCGCAGCCTTGCCTGCCGATCTGGCTGCAACGCTTTTCCATGGCAAGAAACGCGGTTTCAATCCACCGCTCTCGATGTGGTTGCAGAAAGACCTGCTCGAGCGTTACGACGGACTCGGGCAGCGCCTCGAAGAGGCTAGCGCGGGACAGTTGCTGGCGGGGCAGATTGATGCATTTGTCGGTTTGTATCGCAGCGGCTGCAATGATCTGGCAGAAAACATCCTGCAATTGTTGATGCTGGACGAGTCGCTTCGCCAGCTAAGGGCATTCGGGGTCCAATGA
- a CDS encoding glycosyltransferase family 4 protein yields the protein MKIAIIRQRYNPFGGAERFVERALGALAAEGAEVSLITRSWAGAVQSGFHQVSCDPSYSRLFGGRVARDRSFAQAARFAMQQGGYDITQSHERIPGCMIFRAGDGVHAAWLAHRSRALGWLGRLAQRLSGYHRYVLTAEREMFAHPALQAVICNSTMVADEIARFYGVDRCKLHIIYNGVDTAVFHPGLAAEFRDSVRREAGIPADAPLLLYVGSGFERKGVPRLLQAFAQMQCQDAHLVIVGADRRLKAMRSLAGRLGLASRAHFTGPLMDVRPWYGAADGFVLPTLYDPCPNAALEALACGLPIVTSTTCGASDWVSSGENGWVVDALAVPELARRLDDLAGLAGNPEARQAARAAAEPLTLPAMTGRLLALYHQLGGERAGRL from the coding sequence GTGAAAATCGCGATCATTCGTCAGCGCTACAACCCGTTCGGTGGTGCCGAACGTTTTGTTGAGCGTGCTCTCGGGGCCCTGGCCGCCGAGGGGGCGGAGGTCAGTCTGATTACCCGGAGTTGGGCTGGTGCTGTCCAGTCAGGCTTTCATCAGGTGAGTTGTGACCCGTCTTATTCCCGCCTGTTCGGCGGGCGCGTGGCGCGTGATCGCAGCTTTGCCCAGGCGGCCCGGTTCGCCATGCAGCAAGGCGGCTATGACATTACCCAGTCACATGAACGGATCCCCGGCTGCATGATATTTCGCGCCGGTGATGGTGTGCATGCGGCCTGGCTGGCTCACCGCTCCAGGGCTCTGGGCTGGCTGGGGCGTCTTGCGCAGCGCCTTTCCGGATACCACCGCTACGTGCTGACGGCCGAGCGGGAAATGTTCGCGCACCCCGCGTTGCAGGCGGTCATCTGCAATTCGACAATGGTTGCTGATGAAATTGCCCGTTTTTATGGCGTCGACCGTTGCAAACTGCATATCATCTACAACGGTGTCGATACGGCAGTTTTTCATCCCGGCCTCGCCGCCGAGTTCCGTGACAGCGTGCGCCGTGAGGCAGGAATTCCAGCCGATGCGCCTCTTTTGCTTTATGTCGGCAGCGGTTTCGAGCGCAAGGGCGTTCCCCGGTTGCTGCAGGCATTTGCGCAAATGCAGTGCCAGGATGCACATCTGGTGATCGTCGGCGCCGATCGCCGGCTCAAGGCCATGCGATCGCTGGCCGGCCGGCTTGGTCTGGCCAGCCGGGCACACTTTACCGGGCCGCTCATGGATGTGCGACCGTGGTATGGCGCGGCGGATGGCTTCGTCCTGCCGACGCTGTACGATCCCTGCCCGAATGCTGCACTCGAGGCCCTGGCCTGCGGTTTGCCTATCGTGACGTCGACGACCTGTGGTGCGAGCGACTGGGTGAGCTCCGGCGAAAATGGCTGGGTTGTCGATGCGCTGGCAGTGCCCGAACTGGCCAGGCGTCTTGACGATCTGGCCGGCCTGGCGGGAAATCCCGAGGCGCGTCAGGCAGCTCGCGCCGCAGCCGAGCCGCTGACCTTGCCGGCCATGACTGGACGTCTGCTCGCCCTCTACCATCAGCTCGGTGGCGAGCGGGCCGGGCGGTTATAA
- the cobC gene encoding alpha-ribazole phosphatase family protein: MILHLIRHPQPVVEPGICYGRLDLAAENAAAVATRLRAELPAGLPVWSSPLRRCRELAELLHPQPQLDERLAEMDFGDWEGLAWDAIPRAELDAWAADVAGYAPPGGESPRQLQQRALAFVADLREPEAVIVTHAGVIRVLLAHFRQLAPADWLNLKFDYGSRTDIIVPR, translated from the coding sequence ATGATCCTGCATCTGATCCGCCATCCCCAACCGGTGGTCGAACCCGGCATCTGTTACGGTCGACTCGATCTGGCGGCCGAAAATGCCGCCGCGGTCGCCACCCGTTTGCGGGCTGAACTGCCGGCCGGCCTGCCTGTCTGGAGCAGCCCGCTGCGCCGTTGCCGCGAGCTGGCCGAGTTGCTGCATCCACAGCCGCAACTCGACGAGCGCCTGGCAGAGATGGATTTCGGTGACTGGGAAGGCCTGGCCTGGGATGCGATCCCGCGTGCCGAACTCGATGCCTGGGCCGCCGATGTCGCCGGTTACGCACCGCCCGGCGGCGAGTCGCCGCGCCAGTTGCAGCAAAGGGCGCTGGCCTTCGTGGCCGACTTGCGCGAGCCGGAGGCGGTGATTGTTACCCATGCCGGGGTGATCCGCGTTTTGCTGGCGCATTTCCGGCAACTGGCACCTGCGGATTGGCTAAACCTGAAATTCGACTACGGCTCGCGTACGGATATTATTGTCCCACGGTAA
- the rfaQ gene encoding putative lipopolysaccharide heptosyltransferase III: MSHGKMPAMDTFNPLRDAVPPGEIKRALIIKLRHHGDVLVSSPVFSALKAHAPQAEIDALVYADTAEMLTLHPAISQVHVVGRHWKRLGVIGQLRAEVALFNSLQARGYDLVIHLTEHWRGAWLCRLLKPRWSVGPAIAGRNRRWQASFTHLQASPKNALRHMVEANLDALRRIGIQPGPDERRMLLIPGGLADQRVAALLEKFGLQGQHFIHVHPASRWFFKCWPVARMASLIEALQNEGHVVVLTAAPSPEEKAMLEAIQARLPRPAFSLSGELSLKELAALTRQARLFIGVDSAPMHIAAAVGTPTLALFGPSGDKQWGPWGVPARVVSSTRHACRPCGIDGCGGGKVSDCLSSLTVAEVLAAAHELLAQ; the protein is encoded by the coding sequence TTGTCCCACGGTAAAATGCCGGCGATGGATACCTTCAATCCCTTGCGCGACGCGGTGCCTCCGGGTGAAATCAAACGCGCCCTGATCATCAAGCTCCGCCACCATGGTGATGTGCTGGTCAGCTCCCCGGTTTTTTCGGCGCTCAAGGCGCATGCTCCGCAGGCCGAGATTGATGCTTTGGTGTATGCCGACACCGCTGAAATGCTGACCTTGCATCCGGCCATTTCGCAGGTGCATGTGGTCGGCCGCCATTGGAAACGCCTGGGTGTGATCGGCCAGCTCCGCGCCGAAGTAGCGCTTTTCAACAGTTTGCAGGCGCGCGGTTACGATCTGGTCATTCATCTTACCGAGCACTGGCGTGGCGCCTGGTTGTGCCGCTTGCTCAAGCCGCGCTGGTCGGTCGGACCGGCGATTGCCGGACGCAATCGGCGCTGGCAGGCGAGTTTTACGCATTTGCAGGCCAGCCCCAAAAATGCCCTGCGGCATATGGTCGAGGCAAATCTCGATGCCTTGCGCCGGATCGGTATCCAGCCTGGGCCAGATGAGCGGCGCATGCTGCTGATTCCGGGGGGGCTTGCCGATCAGCGTGTGGCTGCCCTTCTGGAAAAGTTTGGCTTGCAGGGGCAGCATTTCATTCACGTTCATCCGGCATCGCGCTGGTTTTTCAAGTGCTGGCCGGTGGCACGGATGGCGTCGCTGATTGAGGCCTTGCAGAACGAGGGCCATGTCGTGGTGCTGACTGCTGCGCCCTCACCCGAAGAAAAAGCGATGCTGGAGGCGATCCAGGCGCGTTTGCCCAGACCAGCTTTCAGTTTGTCCGGTGAGTTGTCATTGAAGGAACTGGCGGCTTTGACCCGGCAGGCCAGGCTGTTCATCGGCGTCGATTCGGCACCGATGCACATTGCAGCGGCGGTCGGAACCCCGACGCTGGCATTGTTCGGGCCGTCCGGTGACAAGCAGTGGGGGCCGTGGGGCGTGCCCGCGCGCGTGGTGAGCAGCACCCGGCATGCGTGCCGGCCATGCGGTATCGACGGTTGTGGTGGCGGCAAGGTCAGCGACTGTCTGAGTTCCTTGACGGTGGCCGAGGTGTTGGCCGCTGCTCACGAATTGCTTGCGCAGTGA
- a CDS encoding adenosylcobinamide-GDP ribazoletransferase has translation MLRRELEYFFGAIRFFTRLPVPGWVGHSAEALNRSARWFPAVGLVIAGIGALVYLGALQFWPQPVAVLLSMAATLYATGAFHEDGLADTVDGLGGGWDKARILEIMKDSRVGSYGVVATVLALLGKFTLLAALDSALVPWALLAGHALSRFCAVVLLASMDYVREDLQSKAKPLATRLSIGQLLFSLLFALAALACLPIAKAVVGCGLAVLVTVWLAAKFKRWLGGYTGDCLGATQQVAEIAFYLGLLAQLPG, from the coding sequence ACGCGGCTGCCGGTGCCCGGCTGGGTGGGGCATTCGGCCGAGGCGCTGAACCGCTCGGCGCGCTGGTTCCCGGCGGTCGGCCTGGTGATCGCCGGGATCGGCGCGCTGGTCTATCTTGGCGCGCTGCAATTCTGGCCGCAGCCGGTCGCCGTGCTGCTGTCGATGGCGGCAACGCTCTATGCCACCGGCGCTTTCCACGAGGACGGCCTGGCCGATACCGTGGACGGTCTGGGCGGCGGCTGGGACAAGGCGCGCATCCTGGAGATCATGAAGGACTCGCGAGTCGGCAGTTACGGCGTGGTTGCCACGGTGCTGGCCCTGCTCGGCAAATTCACGCTGCTCGCGGCACTCGACAGCGCGCTGGTGCCGTGGGCGCTGCTTGCCGGGCATGCCCTGTCGCGCTTCTGCGCCGTCGTGCTGCTGGCGAGTATGGATTACGTGCGCGAAGACCTGCAGTCCAAGGCCAAACCGCTGGCGACGCGACTGTCCATCGGTCAACTGCTGTTTTCACTGCTTTTTGCGCTGGCGGCGCTGGCCTGCTTGCCGATTGCGAAAGCCGTGGTCGGCTGTGGGCTGGCGGTACTGGTCACCGTCTGGCTGGCTGCCAAGTTCAAGCGCTGGCTGGGCGGCTATACCGGCGATTGCCTGGGCGCGACGCAGCAAGTTGCCGAAATCGCTTTCTACCTCGGCTTGCTTGCCCAGTTGCCCGGGTAA
- a CDS encoding DUF938 domain-containing protein: MEKPTAPSCEKNREPILEVLREHFADRRHVLEIGSGTGQHAIFFAEHLPHLRWQTSDRAENLPGITAWLQEAALPNTSLPLELDVTAAWPEQRHDAVFSANTLHIMPWSAVECLFARLPDVLAANARLVIYGPFNYGGQFTSDSNAAFDSWLKEKAPHQGIRDFERVHALAQAAGLELVEDRAMPSNNRCLVWQALS, encoded by the coding sequence ATGGAAAAGCCGACCGCCCCTTCCTGCGAGAAGAACCGCGAACCCATCCTCGAGGTGTTGCGCGAGCATTTCGCCGACCGCCGCCATGTGCTGGAAATCGGCAGCGGCACCGGTCAGCACGCGATCTTCTTTGCCGAACATCTGCCACATCTACGCTGGCAAACTTCCGACCGTGCTGAAAACCTGCCCGGCATCACTGCCTGGCTGCAGGAAGCGGCGTTGCCCAATACCTCCTTGCCGCTCGAACTCGATGTCACGGCGGCCTGGCCGGAACAGCGGCACGATGCGGTGTTCTCCGCCAACACTCTGCATATCATGCCCTGGTCAGCCGTCGAGTGCCTGTTCGCCAGGCTGCCCGATGTGCTTGCCGCCAATGCCAGACTGGTCATCTATGGTCCCTTCAATTATGGCGGCCAATTCACCAGCGACAGCAACGCGGCTTTTGACTCTTGGCTCAAGGAAAAGGCGCCGCATCAGGGCATTCGGGATTTTGAGCGAGTGCATGCACTGGCGCAGGCAGCGGGGCTGGAACTGGTCGAGGACCGGGCCATGCCGTCGAACAATCGTTGTCTGGTCTGGCAAGCGTTGTCATGA
- a CDS encoding glycosyltransferase family 4 protein — protein MSERLLHIVHTESSCGWGGQEIRVLTEAKGMIGRGHRVTLVAPAESRIAQAAPAMGIPVVTLPIARKRLPALWAMLKWLLREGRGIDVINSHSSTDSWLVALACTLLPDAPPIVRTRHVSSPVNTSAQTRWLYQRAVAHVVTTGEALRQQLQRDNGFRADSMTSVPTGIDLARFTPLPADQVKAAHRAMLGLPAGPVLGILATLRNWKGHAYLLDAFASLASDFPEWSLLVVGDGPQRKNLEAQAARLALSERVRFVGNRDDPEQWFKAMDIFVLPSYGDEGVPQSIMQAMASALPVISTPVGAIPEVVEPDLTGLLVATRDSLAIAAALRCLMCDERLREGLGQTGRTRAQARFGIDNMLDRMETIFRAHARVPSSCAV, from the coding sequence ATGAGCGAACGCCTTCTTCACATCGTGCATACCGAATCTTCCTGTGGCTGGGGGGGGCAGGAAATTCGCGTGCTGACCGAGGCCAAGGGCATGATCGGGCGTGGGCATCGGGTGACCCTGGTGGCACCTGCCGAGTCGCGTATTGCTCAGGCTGCGCCGGCCATGGGTATCCCGGTTGTCACCTTGCCGATTGCTCGCAAGCGCTTGCCGGCCTTGTGGGCCATGTTGAAGTGGCTGTTGCGCGAAGGCCGCGGAATCGATGTGATCAACTCGCACAGTTCCACGGATTCCTGGTTGGTTGCACTGGCCTGCACGCTGCTGCCGGACGCTCCGCCGATCGTGCGGACCCGTCACGTTTCATCCCCAGTCAACACGAGTGCCCAGACGCGCTGGCTCTATCAGCGTGCAGTTGCCCATGTGGTGACGACGGGCGAAGCCTTACGCCAGCAGTTGCAACGCGACAATGGTTTTCGTGCAGATTCGATGACCTCGGTGCCAACCGGGATTGATCTGGCCCGGTTTACGCCTTTGCCTGCCGATCAGGTGAAAGCCGCGCATCGCGCGATGCTTGGTTTGCCGGCAGGGCCTGTTCTGGGGATTCTCGCCACCCTGCGAAACTGGAAGGGGCATGCCTATCTGCTTGATGCCTTTGCCAGTCTGGCCAGTGATTTTCCTGAATGGAGCCTGCTGGTTGTCGGCGACGGGCCGCAACGCAAGAATCTTGAGGCGCAGGCGGCTCGTCTGGCGTTGAGCGAACGGGTCCGTTTTGTCGGCAATCGTGACGATCCGGAGCAATGGTTCAAAGCGATGGACATCTTTGTCTTGCCGTCCTATGGCGACGAAGGCGTACCACAGTCGATCATGCAGGCCATGGCCAGCGCTCTGCCGGTGATCAGCACGCCGGTGGGGGCGATCCCGGAGGTGGTGGAGCCGGACCTTACCGGTTTGCTGGTTGCTACCCGTGATAGTTTGGCCATTGCCGCAGCGTTGCGGTGTCTGATGTGCGACGAGCGCTTGCGCGAAGGATTGGGGCAGACGGGGCGGACGCGTGCCCAGGCGCGTTTCGGGATCGACAATATGCTCGATCGCATGGAAACCATTTTCCGGGCTCATGCCCGTGTGCCAAGCTCATGTGCGGTATAG
- the msbA gene encoding lipid A export permease/ATP-binding protein MsbA: protein MRGEIRQSLPFHQIRQPCALHRAKKPNCVAWSNMKNPVVSTENSRELYLRLLRYVRPYWKMLLLGLAMSAIAAAMEPFLPALMKPLLDNGFAAKGTGEFGDSLLTYSYWAIPLVIVAVMTLRGVVTFCAGYAMSWVQTRLINDIRQEMFNHLTRLPMAFFEQNPSARTITRITSDVNSIAAAATTVGVTLIRESLAMLGLMAWLLYLNWQLTVVTLTVTPFIAFVTKVIGKRLRVLTRSSQSGVALMTQTLQEVILCQKVLKIFGGEAQEIKRFSRVNGMMGGYAMRSAIAAAAGTPLVHFFVSIAVAVVIYMALLQSSQGGTTVGSFVSFITGMLMLLAPMKALSGVALPLQRGLAAAESVFHLLDTPLEDDPGTQVLGRAQGRIDVQSVSFSYPGAESEALSAFDLSIAPGQTVALVGASGSGKTTLASLLPLFHSPSQGRILIDGIDTNQLTRVSLRHQFAIVSQETLLFNDSVAANIAYGTTAKATQESIEAAAAAANALEFIRALPDGFDTPIGENGNRLSGGQRQRLAIARAILKDAPILILDEATSALDNESERLVQEALERLMKNRTTLIIAHRLSTIERADRIVVLAKGRKIEEGTHAELLALEGFYARLHRVHLAEQKQF, encoded by the coding sequence TTGCGGGGTGAAATTCGGCAGAGCCTGCCGTTCCATCAGATTCGACAACCCTGCGCTCTTCATCGAGCCAAAAAACCGAACTGCGTGGCCTGGTCAAATATGAAAAATCCTGTTGTCTCCACAGAAAATAGCCGCGAGTTGTATCTGCGTCTGCTGCGCTACGTGCGTCCCTACTGGAAGATGTTGCTGCTCGGTCTGGCCATGAGCGCGATTGCCGCTGCGATGGAGCCCTTTCTGCCGGCCTTGATGAAGCCACTGCTCGACAATGGCTTTGCCGCCAAGGGAACCGGCGAGTTTGGTGACAGTTTGCTGACCTATTCGTATTGGGCCATTCCGTTGGTCATCGTCGCGGTCATGACCTTGCGCGGGGTGGTCACCTTCTGTGCCGGCTATGCCATGTCCTGGGTACAAACGCGCCTGATCAACGATATCCGGCAGGAGATGTTCAATCATCTGACTCGTCTGCCGATGGCTTTTTTTGAGCAAAACCCTTCGGCGAGAACGATTACCCGGATTACCAGTGACGTAAACAGCATTGCAGCCGCGGCAACCACGGTTGGTGTGACGCTGATTCGCGAATCGTTGGCCATGCTCGGCTTGATGGCGTGGCTGCTGTATCTGAACTGGCAACTAACCGTGGTTACCCTGACGGTGACCCCGTTCATTGCGTTTGTGACCAAGGTGATCGGCAAGCGGCTGCGGGTCTTGACCCGCTCGTCACAGAGTGGCGTGGCATTGATGACCCAGACCTTGCAGGAGGTCATCCTGTGCCAGAAGGTGCTCAAGATTTTTGGCGGAGAGGCGCAGGAAATAAAGCGTTTCAGCCGGGTCAACGGGATGATGGGCGGTTATGCCATGCGCAGTGCGATCGCAGCAGCAGCAGGAACGCCCTTGGTCCATTTCTTTGTTTCGATTGCGGTTGCCGTTGTGATTTACATGGCACTGTTGCAGTCGTCGCAAGGCGGGACGACGGTAGGCAGCTTCGTTTCCTTCATTACCGGCATGCTGATGCTGCTCGCTCCGATGAAGGCGCTTTCCGGTGTGGCACTTCCGTTGCAACGGGGTTTGGCGGCTGCCGAGAGCGTGTTCCACCTGCTTGATACGCCGCTTGAGGATGATCCGGGAACGCAGGTGCTGGGCCGTGCCCAGGGCAGGATTGATGTCCAGTCGGTATCGTTCAGCTATCCCGGTGCCGAGTCGGAGGCATTGTCCGCGTTCGACCTGTCGATTGCGCCGGGGCAAACCGTGGCGCTGGTTGGTGCCTCCGGTAGTGGCAAGACGACCCTGGCCAGTTTGCTGCCTTTGTTCCATTCGCCCAGTCAGGGGCGGATATTGATCGATGGCATCGATACAAACCAACTGACGCGAGTCAGCCTGCGTCACCAGTTCGCCATCGTTTCGCAAGAGACGTTGCTGTTCAATGATTCGGTAGCCGCCAACATTGCTTATGGCACGACCGCCAAGGCGACACAGGAGTCGATTGAGGCTGCGGCTGCGGCGGCCAATGCCCTTGAGTTCATCCGCGCCTTGCCCGATGGTTTCGATACCCCCATCGGCGAAAACGGCAACCGCCTGTCCGGCGGTCAGCGTCAACGCCTGGCCATTGCCCGGGCCATTCTCAAGGATGCTCCGATTCTGATTCTCGACGAGGCAACCTCCGCGCTCGATAACGAATCCGAGCGCTTGGTCCAGGAGGCGCTGGAGCGCCTGATGAAAAATCGCACGACCTTGATCATCGCGCACCGACTGTCGACGATCGAGCGGGCCGACCGGATTGTGGTGCTCGCCAAGGGCAGGAAGATCGAGGAAGGTACGCATGCCGAACTGCTGGCCCTGGAAGGGTTTTATGCCCGCTTGCACCGCGTGCACCTTGCCGAGCAGAAGCAATTTTGA